Proteins encoded together in one Scheffersomyces stipitis CBS 6054 chromosome 5, complete sequence window:
- a CDS encoding predicted protein, with product MFNVSATLNVSRLLYNPSLCLPHVTLKSFDQISLPFSIPNHPDVEIKGVVLDKDNCIAKDHDDKIWPAYEETWKKLQGAFPKEHLLIVSNSAGTNDDINYTQAIKLEKDTGVTVLRHPTKKPGCFGEIGEYFKQFDILPHEILIVGDRLFTDMLMANMMGSWGLWLSDGVEQSQKVFPKMERQLYSRLVASQGENPWVPPTPTSNL from the exons ATGTTTAACGTCAGTGCCACTCTCAACGTCTCCAGACTCTTGTACAACCCGAGTTTATGTCTTCCGCACGTGACATTGAAATCATTTGACCAGATTTCTCTTCCTTTCAGTATCCCCAACCATCCCGATGTCGAAATCAAAGGAGTTGTGTTGGATAAAGACAATTGCATAGCCAAGGACCACGACGACAAAATATGGCCCGCTTATGAA GAAACTTGGAAAAAGCTCCAGGGTGCCTTTCCTAAAGAGCACCTCTTAATTGTAAGCAATTCTGCTGGAACTAATGATGATATCAATTATACCCAAGCCATTAAGTTGGAAAAAGATACTGGGGTTACTGTATTGAGACATCCCACTAAGAAACCAGGCTGCTTTGGAGAAATCGGCGAATACTTCAAGCAATTCGATATACTTCCTCACGAAATACTCATTGTGGGCGACAGGCTCTTCACTGATATGTTGATGGCCAACATGATGGGCTCTTGGGGTCTCTGGCTCAGCGATGGTGTAGAACAGTCACAAAAGGTGTTCCCCAAAATGGAAAGACAGTTGTACAGTAGACTAGTTGCTAGCCAAGGTGAAAACCCCTGGGTTCCCCCAACGCCGACCAGCAACTTGTAG
- a CDS encoding predicted protein encodes MSSSTPSTSNSTESGKNDIPRKSRVSRGPRQSKPKAGGYRRNTGNKSENAEPEEDLDESNQCIICANRIQYAALTPCNHTTCHKCTFRQRALYEKALCLICRSENDQVIFTEDIEKNYDDFSAQNFVSFDEKFRIQFTNDYVKEDTLFLLANSCPVESKLFTSFKGLCDHAKESHAKYYCLLCSKFKKAFIEELPLYTQKQLQRHQADGDGDDSGFKGHPECKHCHGKRFYSIDELNVHIRDRHERCHICDQYSPKTADYFKNYDTLYNHFKRDHYVCAVPSCVEKRFVVFREDLDLTAHMLKEHGGLAGSRGVVIGSNTRHFHSQLSSNFTEGSTRRAALAAAAFDSGSEEDDYRSIEVKKRRFEERAKHYLNYNSETVRKFTDANASFRSKRINAKELLQIYTKELFVHQSAEEHGLLFKEFMEFFPENSAFYRDLAEVAKDLQALEARESFPVLGGTNGNTFNASSWVSGGSVARTSSPLSSFPALARPTAKKTSVSSNPPIRYTTIIKKSPANKTSVTSTQASADYKPNYLSNLDKTPSATSLPVLGQNRSTSIPASISPSISSSSSRNNSSLNLADEKKFPALEKKGPKKKIIPRVNQYNIADPGQWGSASEQPAVVIPAEEDFGIVITDKRKQKMKKKQDRILFSNGI; translated from the coding sequence atgtcttcatctactCCATCTACAAGCAATTCTACGGAACTGGGGAAAAACGACATTCCGCGCAAATCCCGAGTCAGTCGGGGCCCAAGGCAATCCAAGCCCAAAGCTGGAGgctacagaagaaatactGGCAATAAAAGTGAAAACGCAGAGCCTGAAGAGGATCTCGACGAGTCGAACCAATGTATAATCTGCGCTAATCGTATCCAGTACGCTGCGCTCACGCCTTGTAACCATACCACTTGTCATAAATGTACTTTCAGACAGAGAGCATTGTATGAAAAGGCACTCTGTTTGATATGTCGTAGTGAAAATGACCAGGTAATCTTCACGGAGGATATTGAGAAGAACTACGACGACTTCTCTGCCCAGAACTTCGTGCTGTTTGACGAAAAGTTTCGTATACAATTCACTAACGACTACGTCAAAGAAGATACCTTGTTCCTTTTGGCCAATTCGTGCCCCGTAGAAAGTAAGTTGTTCACCTCTTTCAAGGGATTATGTGACCATGCTAAAGAACTGCACGCAAAGTATTATTGTCTACTTTGTtcaaaattcaagaaggcATTTATAGAAGAGCTTCCACTCTATACGCAAAAACAGCTACAAAGACACCAAGCTGATGGAGATGGAGATGACAGTGGCTTTAAAGGCCATCCAGAATGTAAGCATTGTCACGGTAAACGTTTCTATCTGATAGACGAACTCAACGTTCACATCAGAGACAGACACGAGCGGTGTCATATCTGCGACCAGTATTCGCCCAAGACCGCAGACTACTTCAAAAACTACGACACTTTGTATAACCACTTCAAGCGGGACCATTATGTGTGTGCCGTACCCCTGTGTGTTGAGAAACGGTTTGTAGTGTTTAGGGAGGATCTCGACTTGACGGCCCATATGTTGAAGGAACATGGTGGTTTGGCTGGATCTAGAGGTGTTGTTATTGGTTCGAATACTCGTCATTTCCACTCGCAGTTGTCGTCAAACTTTACTGAAGGATCTACGAGAAGAGCAGCGTTAGCAGCGGCAGCATTTGACTCTGGAAGCGAAGAGGATGACTACCGGTCTATAGAGGTTAAGAAAAGAAggtttgaagaaagagcGAAACACTATCTCAACTATAATCTGGAGACCGTGCGAAAATTCACAGATGCCAATGCCTCGTTCCGTTCCAAGCGTATAAATGCTAAGGAATTGCTCCAGATATACACCAAGGAGTTATTTGTGCACCAGTCAGCCGAAGAGCACGGCTTGCTTTTCAAGGAGTTCATGGAGTTCTTCCCTGAAAACTCAGCTTTCTACAGAGACTTGGCAGAAGTTGCAAAAGATTTGCAAGCCCTAGAAGCTCGTGAACTGTTCCCTGTTTTAGGCGGAACTAATGGTAACACCTTCAACGCTTCATCATGGGTGTCTGGGGGCTCAGTAGCTCGTACGTCTTCACCATTGTCATCATTTCCGGCATTGGCAAGACCCACAGCCAAAAAGACTTCCGTATCTCTGAATCCACCAATCAGATACACCACCATTATTAAGAAAAGCCCTGCAAACAAGACGTCTGTAACCAGCACTCAAGCGTCAGCTGATTACAAACCAAACTACTTGAGCAACCTCGACAAAACTCCGCTGGCTACGTCGTTGCCTGTTTTGGGCCAAAACCGCAGTACATCGATACCAGCTTCCATTTCTCCTTCGATCTCCAGCTCTTCTTCCCGTAACAATTCATCTTTAAACCTTGCCGACGAAAAGAAATTCCCAGCTTTGGAGAAAAAGGGtccgaagaagaaaatcataCCCCGTGTCAACCAGTACAATATTGCAGATCCTGGCCAGTGGGGTTCGGCCAGTGAGCAGCCTGCTGTTGTAATTCCTGCGgaagaagactttggaATCGTCATCACGGATAAGAGGAAAcaaaaaatgaagaagaaacaggaTAGAATCCTCTTCAGCAACGGGATCTGA
- a CDS encoding predicted protein produces MVVVYSKFELIVPKIEIEELVRKYPQLEKNVIQNKVVGEDLNDRESDNSRRKSKKRKIQYDFSTIDGQYDITEISVREYFGVPNYSLDRTKLCPRIPNRMEYLRIVEECLMEAEEVRTEFENGCEIKGDEEKCGENTKSGKERWIVDVGTGSSMVYPIIGIGMNDNNRFIATEINPSSFSHCRTILEDDERMKSRIILQRIESQTEKLLPLELHPNVHIRYTVCNPPFYESKKQLESKEELKARGKPNALVSDDSEMYYHKGGEVGFVMRIIDESVETSRIPQYQHCWYTAQIGIHDHVRELESYLKEKSIPKVFQTAIDFFTKRWVLAWNFDEDSRSPLSYIRPRQGWPNSYPRRDDSLAEGLDRELALVRVEFPQFQYQVVKIRGSSNENKLYVACNEAVWIRRVRRLLINSEARSGSSEGDVASAGATTKTDNTIKKNSAKAPIFNKSVVVRIILKYENELNVEVAFHEGYDSAETVANSMRSLAGRLLCSS; encoded by the coding sequence ATGGTTGTTGTATATAGcaaatttgaattgattgTACCGaaaatagaaatagaagagCTTGTACGGAAATATCCTCAGTTAGAAAAGAATGTTATTCAGAATAAAGTTGTCGGTGAAGATTTGAATGATAGAGAAAGTGATaacagtagaagaaagagcAAAAAGAGGAAGATACAGTATGACTTTTCTACGATAGATGGCCAGTACGACATTACTGAGATTAGTGTACGTGAATACTTTGGCGTACCAAACTATAGTTTAGATAGAACCAAGCTATGTCCACGTATTCCTAACAGGATGGAATATTTACGGATAGTAGAAGAGTGTTTAATGGAAGCTGAAGAGGTCAGAACCGAGTTtgaaaatggctgcgaaataaAAGGAGACGAAGAGAAATGTGgagaaaatacaaaatcAGGAAAAGAAAGGTGGATCGTTGATGTTGGCACTGGCTCCTCTATGGTATATCCCATTATAGGGATTGGTATGAACGACAATAACCGATTTATAGCCACAGAGATAAatccttcttcattttcgCATTGTCGTACTATTCTTGAAGACGATGAGCGAATGAAATCCAGAATTATATTACAGAGGATAGAAAGCCAGACGGAAAAGTTACTTCCTTTGGAGTTGCACCCAAATGTTCACATCAGATATACTGTTTGTAACCCCCCATTTTACGAGAGCAAGAAGCAGTTGGAGagcaaagaagagttgaaagCCAGGGGCAAGCCCAATGCCCTCGTCAGCGACGACTCCGAGATGTACTACCATAAAGGGGGAGAAGTGGGGTTTGTCATGCGCATCATCGATGAGAGTGTTGAAACCAGCAGGATCCCACAGTATCAACATTGTTGGTATACTGCCCAAATAGGAATCCACGACCATGTGAGAGAGCTCGAGAGCtatttgaaggagaagagtATTCCGAAGGTGTTCCAAACTGCAATTGACTTTTTCACCAAGAGATGGGTGCTAGCGTGGAACTTTGATGAGGATCTGAGACTGCCGCTAAGCTACATTCGGCCAAGACAGGGGTGGCCCAATTCCTACCCCAGAAGAGATGACCTGCTAGCAGAGGGGCTCGACCGGGAATTGGCGCTAGTCAGGGTCGAATTTCCTCAGTTTCAGTACCAGGTGGTGAAGATACGGGGAAGTAGCAATGAGAACAAGTTGTATGTGGCTTGCAATGAGGCTGTATGGATAAGACGGGTGCGTCGGTTGTTAATCAATTCGGAGGCGCGATCTGGTAGTTCCGAGGGAGACGTTGCGAGTGCCGGGGCGACCACAAAAACGGATAACACGATTAAGAAAAATTCCGCAAAAGCGccaatcttcaacaagagtGTGGTAGTACGGATTATCCTAAAGTACGAGAATGAGCTCAATGTGGAGGTGGCTTTCCACGAGGGCTACGATAGCGCGGAGACCGTGGCAAATAGCATGAGGTCTCTTGCCGGCCGGTTATTGTGTTCCAGCTAA
- the TRA12 gene encoding Histone acetyltransferase SAGA, TRRAP/TRA1 component, PI-3 kinase superfamily TRA1 (with sequence similarity to human protein TRRAP which we have isolated as an essential cofactor of c-Myc.~go_function phosphotransferase activity, alcohol group as acceptor) — translation MAWAQINTLRQIAGQGLDNNHTVQIVMAILNIFHLLPPKAYTFMEEIISTLQYLEGHLDRHQNSPFREPVSKFLNRFAENCMDYYITNFKNRKLGNMLASIAGMEGSEKIRSVAKEKLEAIFTDVQNESVDEIKVVKFANTIDLLESITKYEHEWFDNQKDLLLTLSELVDNIADIKSNASLISSAHFQADQAIEKLSTIIVQYLVRNPNQVDIVFTVVDRHSKLKIKIPNQLEDFIFDNIVKSDDIEFRQTYLNKCIDFVNESEPCLKSKIFFLRKVFSTILIYEAEKNGKIDVFFSEDSSPEWLTKISNNIWKSTNDIITDHTSGKMDSYRYALLEVTATLLKLAPTFISGFRKDIIKFSWNYIKLEDNITKQVAYVTTSYFISAYETPAKLATQVFVALLRTHQTDSRHLVKQALDILAPVMSVRVEQDSPDSWLKWPRRILSEDGFNVTQVLNVYQFIIQHPDLFFVAREHFTSNIITAMGKLTILANPAIENQVLAIELAELILKWERKAKLLKSEKESNGTLEKVNPDEAKEEAGSENDATNGNEEEDKKGYESDFTTSPSYSIPFGQREACVTFLIRYVCISPQRASESELGQKALGILYDLLSPDHWSEVSVKLTFFEKFLLSNDLNSSNLLGYCLNALEVLGVVLEWKKSEWIVSNLRYLHKLLEKCIKSDNHDIQEVLQRVLRIVLQAINDQRESEDDEEEEEDVKEFINLLSTTVSEDLGDMPSVAAGVTLSWTLANYRPSILDALLPSIMRTFSKLCKDHITITHQGSQSSSKDSSNSEYEAKMTTRLLEKILNLSSMRISNLGDQRRIFLSLLAQLIERSLDKDTLEKIIKIVKNWVFSRTDLFPTTKEKAVILSKMMVFEIRGEPTLSKEFYQIIVDIFEDDTFSCTELTVRMEQPFLVGTRSADVSIRRKLMSILNSSLEKDISKRLYYVIREQNWEFLADYPWLNQAVQLLYGSFNLDKRLQVVDEENKLAPLNALKVPDMDGKMEIERETKDLQELLKKHDDFLIKVADVKAGDVLEPLIDLFYQSSEAIHRAWSSIFPIAFMSIPRSEHLDFTRFLVILLSKDYHTRQIDSRPNVIQSLLEGIAKCDDLQLPPFAVECLASNFNSWSQGIHILENIEEQSVNGNAEVREVTQDALAKLYATLKEDDMFYGLWRRRAKYAETIGALSFEQIGLWDKAQQLYETAQIKARSGALPYGESEYALWEDHWILCAEKLQHWDILTDLARHEGFSDLLLECGWRVADWYNDRETLDQTVKNVMDVPTPRRQIFETFLCLQGFGQGKETLQDLSRLCDEGIQLALRKWHGLPHRFNNAHIPLLHTFQQYVEFMEASQVYASLVSTNAQNLDVKSQELKRVLQVWRERLPNIWDDINIWNDLVTWRQHAFQVINKVYMPFIPMLQQSNSGGNANSYAYRGFHEIAWVINRFAHVARKHNMSEVCIKELTRIYQLPNIEIQEAFLKLKEQVKCHYQNPNELNTGLDVISNTNLVYFATQQKAEFFTLKGMFLSKLQQKVEANKAFATSVQIDLNLPKAWAEWGMFNDRRFKENPNDMIYANNAISCYLQAAGLYKNGKTRKLLARILWLISLDEASGTLSQAFEDFRGEVPLWYWITFIPQLLTSLSHKEAKLARQVLVRIAKSYPQALHFQLRTTKEDFAAQQRQAIEIARQQAAQSASQNGSTKSADTNGAKTEENKPDATEPGAGTGAGETSPTNGDTKPSQSESQASPSAATSGTKATENPVKPNIPGSVRQALEHVEEIMGILKTAYPLLALSLESLVDQINQRFKCTADEDAYRLGVALLNDGVQYLNRLGNPRDDAKLPPVTEANITRFAETVLPKQIRAEFEKDLVIGKPNLETYITKLRKWRDRLEDKLDRRFSEVNLENLCPHLSEFHHQKFEDIEVPGQYLLNKDNNSHFVKIERFLPTIGLARGTNACYKRLRIRGNDGSLHTFAVQFPAARHCRREECIFQLFRIFNDTISRKVETRRRNISFTLPIAVPLSPHIRIISDDSKDITMQKVYEDYCRRNGKSRDEPFIYTIEKLRAAFDQRLPKPDIMSIRVEILSAIQALLVPSTVLKNYFVDLYPQFEDFWLFRKQFTSQYASFIFITYMMCVNTRQPQKIHVNMGSGSVWTSDMLPCKIASKSALIDNPQGRPAPLFYNAEMVPFRLTPNIQKLIGETSLEGVLAVYILCIARALTEPESDLEQFLTLFVRDEVVSWCAQQDPPRSIPQDKQLREIVRINVELIIKRVIQIGHISSGPSVATQNVLELISQAVNPRNLAAADTLWMAYF, via the exons ATGGCATGGGCCCAAATTAACACATTAAGACAAATAGCTGGCCAGGGTTTGGATAATAACCACACTGTTCAGATTGTTATGGCAATCTTGAATATattccatcttcttccaccaaAAGCGTATACATTCatggaagaaatcatcaGCACTTTACAATACTTAGAAGGTCACTTGGATCGTCACCAAAACTCTCCCTTCAGAGAGCCAGTTTCTAAGTTTTTAAACAGATTTGCTGAGAATTGCATGGATTAttacatcaccaacttcaagaacagaaaaCTCGGGAACATGCTTGCTTCGATTGCTGGCATGGAAGGCAGTGAGAAGATTAGAAGCGTTGCTaaagagaagttggaagcAATTTTTACTGATGTTCAAAATGAATCTGTTGATGAGATCAAGGTGGTGAAATTTGCTAACACtattgatcttcttgagtCAATCACAAAATATGAACACGAATGGTTTGACAACCAGAAAGATTTGTTGCTTACTCTCTCAGAGTTGGTAGACAATATTGCAGATATCAAGAGCAAtgcttctttgatttcctCAGCTCATTTCCAAGCTGATCAGGCCATTGAAAAGCTTCTGACTATAATTGTTCAATACTTGGTAAGAAACCCCAATCAGGTGGATATTGTTTTCACTGTCGTAGATCGTCattccaaattgaaaattaaGATTCCTAACCAATTAGAAGActttatttttgataaCATTGTGAAATCTGATGACATCGAATTCAGACAAACCTATTTGAACAAATGTATTGATTTTGTTAACGAAAGTGAGCCATGTTTGAAGTCCAAAATatttttcttgagaaaggtattttcaacaattcttATATAcgaagctgaaaagaatgGCAAGATTGACGTGTTCTTCAGCGAGGACTCGTCGCCTGAATGGCTCACAaagatttccaacaacaTATGGAAGTCGACCAATGATATCATTACTGATCATACCTCCGGTAAGATGGATAGCTACAGATATGCCTTGTTGGAGGTGACAGCGACCTTACTTAAATTGGCTCCTACCTTCATTAGTGGATTCCGTAAGgatatcatcaagttcaGTTGGAACTAtatcaagttggaagatAATATTACGAAGCAAGTTGCCTATGTTACTACTTCGTACTTCATTTCTGCCTACGAAACTCCTGCTAAGCTTGCTACTCAAGTGTTCGTTGCGCTTCTTAGAACACACCAAACTGATTCCAGACATTTAGTAAAGCAAGCATTAGACATTCTTGCACCTGTGATGTCTGTTAGAGTTGAGCAAGATTCTCCAGACAGTTGGTTGAAATGGCCACGTCGTattctttctgaagatggGTTCAATGTAACGCAAGTATTGAATGTCTATCAGTTCATTATTCAGCATCCTGACCTTTTCTTTGTGGCGAGAGAACATTTTACCTCCAACATAATCACTGCAATGGGTAAGTTGACCATATTGGCCAATCCtgcaattgaaaatcaGGTGCTAGCCATTGAGTTAGCCGAACTTATCTTGAAATGGGAAAGAAAGgcaaagttgttgaagagtGAAAAGGAAAGCAATGGAACCCTTGAAAAG gtgAATCCTGAtgaagccaaagaagaagctggtAGTGAAAATGATGCTAcaaatggaaatgaagaagaagacaaaaagGGATACGAAAGCGATTTCACTACTTCTCCTAGTTATTCCATTCCCTTTGGCCAAAGAGAAGCATGTGTTACTTTCTTGATTAGATACGTTTGTATCAGTCCACAGAGAGCATCTGAAAGTGAACTTGGTCAGAAAGCCTTGGGCATCTTGTACGATTTATTGAGTCCTGATCACTGGTCTGAAGTTTCTGTCAAGCTTACCTTCTTtgagaagttcttgttgtcgaaCGATTTGAACTCATCGAACTTGTTGGGCTACTGTTTGAATGCTTTGGAAGTTTTGGGAGTTGTTCTTGAGTGGAAAAAGCTGGAATGGATCGTATCCAACCTTCGATATTTGCACAAGCTCTTAGAGAAGTGTATCAAGTCTGATAATCATGATATCCAAGAGGTATTACAGCGTGTTCTCCGTATAGTTTTGCAAGCTATCAATGACCAGAGGGAatcagaagatgacgaagaagaagaagaagatgtcaagGAATTCATTAACTTACTTTCTACTAcagtttctgaagatttgGGTGACATGCCatctgttgctgctggtgtAACTTTGTCGTGGACATTAGCCAACTATAGACCATCTATATTGGATGCTCTCTTACCACTGATTATGAGAACATTCAGCAAGTTGTGTAAGGATCATATTACCATTACACATCAAGGATCTCAATCATCTTCTAAGGATAGTTCCAACTCAGAATACGAAGCTAAGATGACTACTagattgttggagaagattCTCAATTTGTCTTCTATGAGAATCTCGAATTTGGGTgaccaaagaagaatcttcttATCTTTGTTGGCACAACTTATTGAAAGATCATTGGATAAAGACACACTTGAGAAGATCATTAAGATCGTAAAGAACTGGgtcttttcaagaacagatCTTTTCCCAACTACAAAAGAAAAGGCAGTCATTTTGTCAAAGATGATGGTGTTTGAAATCAGAGGAGAGCCAACATTGTCGAAAGAATTCTATCAGATTATTGTAGatatctttgaagatgataCTTTCAGTTGTACGGAGTTGACAGTCAGAATGGAGCAACCATTCTTAGTGGGAACTCGTTCGGCAGATGTTTCTATTAGACGCAAGTTGATGTCTATTTTGAACAGTAGCTTGGAGAAGGATATTAGCAAGAGATTGTACTATGTGATTCGAGAGCAGAATTGGGAATTCCTAGCTGATTATCCATGGCTAAACCAAGCAGTTCAGTTGCTTTATGGCTCCTTTAACTTGGACAAGAGACTACAAGTCGTCGACGAAGAGAACAAGCTTGCGCCATTAAATGCCTTGAAGGTTCCTGATATGGATGGTAAGATGGAGATTGAACGTGAAACCAAGGACTTGcaagagttgttgaagaagcacgatgatttcttgatcaaggtTGCTGACGTTAAAGCGGGTGATGTTCTTGAGCCATTGATTGATTTGTTCTACCAAAGCAGTGAAGCTATTCACCGTGCCTGGTCCAGCATATTCCCCATTGCTTTTATGTCTATTCCAAGATCTGAACATCTAGATTTCACGAGATTTTTGGTAATTTTGTTGTCGAAGGACTACCACACTCGACAAATCGATAGCAGACCTAATGTgattcaatctcttttgGAAGGTATTGCCAAATGTGACGATCTTCAGTTGCCACCATTTGCGGTAGAGTGTCTTgcttccaacttcaattcctgGTCGCAAGGTATCCATATTCTTGAGAATATTGAGGAACAATCAGTAAATGGAAATGCTGAAGTTCGTGAAGTTACTCAAGATGCTCTCGCCAAATTGTATGCAACATTGAAGGAAGACGACATGTTCTATGGattgtggagaagaagagccaaATATGCCGAGACAATTGGTgctctttcttttgaaCAGATAGGACTCTGGGACAAGGCTCAACAATTATATGAGACTGCTCAAATAAAGGCAAGAAGTGGTGCATTACCATACGGTGAGTCTGAGTATGCACTTTGGGAAGACCATTGGATCTTGTGTGCCGAGAAATTGCAACACTGGGACATTCTCACTGATTTGGCCAGACACGAGGGTTTCTCGGACTTGTTGCTTGAATGTGGCTGGAGAGTCGCTGATTGGTACAACGACAGAGAAACTCTTGATCAGACTGTCAAGAACGTCATGGATGTTCCTACACCACGTCGTCAAATATTTGAGACCTTCCTTTGTTTGCAAGGATTTGGACAAGGTAAGGAGACTTTGCAAGACCTCTCAAGGTTATGTGATGAAGGTATCCAATTGGCTTTAAGAAAATGGCATGGATTACCACACAGGTTCAACAATGCTCACATTCCGTTGTTGCACACTTTCCAACAGTATGTTGAATTCATGGAAGCCAGCCAGGTTTATGCTAGTTTGGTTTCTACTAACGCTCAGAACTTGGATGTGAAGTCTcaggaattgaagagagTCCTCCAAGTATGGCGTGAAAGATTGCCCAACATCTGGGATGATATCAACATCTGGAACGATCTTGTGACGTGGCGTCAACATGCCTTCCAAGTCATCAATAAGGTCTACATGCCTTTCATTCCTATGTTGCAACAATCCAACTCAGGTGGAAATGCCAACTCGTATGCCTACCGTGGCTTCCACGAGATTGCCTGGGTAATCAATAGATTTGCTCATGTAGCCAGAAAGCATAACATGTCTGAAGTTTGtatcaaggaattgacaAGAATCTACCAGTTGCCCAACATTGAAATCCAAGAagctttcttgaagttgaaagaacAAGTTAAGTGTCACTACCAGAATCCTAATGAGTTGAACACTGGTCTTGATGTCATTAGCAACACCAACTTAGTATACTTTGCTACTCAACAAAAGGCTGAATTCTTCACGTTGAAGGGTATGTTCCTTAGTAAGTTACAGCAGAAGGTAGAAGCCAACAAGGCATTCGCCACTTCAGTTCAAATTGATCTTAACTTGCCTAAAGCTTGGGCCGAATGGGGTATGTTCAACGACAGAAGATTCAAGGAGAATCCCAATGACATGATCTATGCCAACAACGCCATCAGTTGTTATTTGCAAGCTGCTGGTCTCTACAAGAACGGTAAAACTAGAAAGTTGTTGGCCCGGATCTTGTGGTTGATTAGTTTGGATGAAGCTTCTGGTACGTTGTCTCAAGCATTTGAGGATTTCCGTGGTGAAGTTCCTCTTTGGTATTGGATTACTTTTATTCCACAGTTGTTGACTTCGTTGTCTCATAAGGAAGCAAAACTTGCTAGACAAGTTCTCGTACGTATTGCTAAGAGCTATCCACAAGCTTTACACTTCCAGCTTCGGACCACAAAAGAAGACTTTGCTGCTCAACAACGTCAAGCCATTGAAATTGCTCGCCAACAAGCTGCACAGTCAGCTTCTCAGAATGGATCAACAAAGAGTGCCGATACCAATGGAGCAAAGactgaagaaaacaagCCTGACGCTACTGAACCTGGTGCTGGTACTGGTGCTGGTGAAACTTCTCCTACAAACGGAGATACAAAACCTTCTCAGTCGGAATCTCAAGCTTCTCCATCAGCTGCTACAAGTGGAACTAAGGCAACTGAAAATCCGGTAAAGCCAAACATTCCTGGCTCTGTTCGCCAAGCTTTAGAGCatgtagaagaaatcatgGGAATCTTGAAAACAGCCTATCCATTGTTGGCTCTTTCTTTGGAATCTCTTGTGGACCAAATCAATCAACGATTCAAATGTACGGCTGATGAAGACGCTTACAGACTTGGAGTTGCTCTTCTTAACGATGGTGTTCAGTATTTGAATCGTCTTGGCAATCCCCGTGACGATGCCAAGTTACCTCCTGTCACAGAGGCCAATATCACAAGATTTGCCGAAACAgttcttccaaagcaaaTCAGAGCTGAATTCGAAAAAGATCTCGTTATAGGCAAACCTAACTTGGAGACTTACATCACCAAGTTACGCAAATGGAGGGACCGTCTTGAAGATAAGCTTGACAGAAGATTCAGTGAAGTCAACTTGGAGAATTTGTGTCCTCATTTGAGTGAATTCCATCACCAAAAGTTCgaagatattgaagttcCTGGCCagtacttgttgaacaaggaCAACAACAGCCACTTCgtcaaaattgaaagattcCTTCCAACGATTGGTTTGGCTCGTGGCACGAATGCCTGTTATAAAAGATTAAGAATTCGTGGTAACGATGGTAGTTTGCATACTTTTGCTGTACAGTTCCCAGCAGCTCGTCATTGTCGTCGGGAAGAGTGtattttccaattgttcCGGATTTTCAATGATACCATTTCAAGAAAGGTAGAAACTCGTCGTCGTAACATCCTGTTCACGCTTCCTATAGCAGTACCTTTGTCACCACATATCCGTATCATTAGCGATGATTCCAAGGATATCACGATGCAGAAGGTTTACGAGGACTATTGTAGGCGTAATGGTAAGAGTCGTGACGAGCCCTTCATCTACACTATTGAGAAATTGAGAGCCGCCTTCGACCAGCGTTTGCCAAAGCCTGACATCATGAGTATAAGAGTTGAGATCTTAAGTGCCATTCAAGCATTACTTGTACCTTCAActgtgttgaagaactatttTGTTGACCTTTATCCAcaatttgaagacttcTGGTTATTCCGTAAGCAGTTCACCTCACAATATGCTTcattcatcttcattacCTACATGATGTGTGTAAACACTAGACAGCCTCAAAAGATTCACGTCAACATGGGCTCTGGTAGCGTTTGGACTTCAGATATGTTGCCATGTAAGATTGCAAGCAAGAGTGCCTTGATCGATAACCCACAGGGAAGACCTGCTCCTTTGTTTTACAACGCTGAAATGGTTCCATTCAGGTTGACTCCTAACatccagaagttgattggtGAAACAAGCTTGGAAGGGGTTTTGGCTGTTTACATCTTATGCATAGCTAGAGCCTTGACTGAGCCAGAATCTGACTTGGAACAGTTCTTGACTTTGTTTGTACGTGATGAAGTTGTCTCATGGTGTGCTCAACAAGATCCTCCTCGTTCTATTCCACAAGACAAGCAGTTACGTGAAATTGTTCGTATTAACGTAGAACTTATCATCAAGAGAGTTATCCAAATTGGCCATATCTCGTCTGGCCCTTCTGTTGCTACACAAAACgtcttggagttgatctCACAAGCTGTTAACCCTCGTAACTTGGCCGCAGCCGATACATTATGGATGGCCTACTTTTAA